In Panacibacter ginsenosidivorans, the following proteins share a genomic window:
- a CDS encoding helix-turn-helix domain-containing protein — MKKALIPLFRPHEDERHLNINEHAEWESAFKKHHSQLFHINRIEDYRPFMKLAAAPFRHVVHDFFFLTNGSSKRSKGLDNYEFNKNAFFFVPANQITAHEYISEDATGYFCYFNQEIFNNKFSQKDSLNEFPFLTFSGYPLVHVEDADVVVAIINILERLLSEYGNKHISSNLFSSYLLALFFEIKRYAKADEKIKEDSSTRIAQQYKNLLIRNIYEKNRIADYASMLNVSVNHLNKCVKTSTNKSAQELLIEMMLMEAKALLKQTDLSVNEIAWKLRKEDPSDFAKFFKSKTGVTPTEYRKQE, encoded by the coding sequence ATGAAGAAAGCGCTTATTCCATTGTTCAGGCCGCATGAAGATGAACGGCACCTCAACATAAATGAACATGCTGAGTGGGAGTCTGCTTTTAAAAAACATCACTCACAGCTCTTTCATATTAACCGCATAGAAGATTACCGGCCATTTATGAAACTTGCTGCAGCTCCTTTCCGGCATGTGGTGCACGATTTTTTCTTTCTTACAAACGGCTCATCAAAAAGAAGCAAAGGGCTTGACAATTACGAGTTCAATAAAAACGCTTTCTTTTTTGTTCCGGCAAATCAGATCACTGCACACGAATATATCAGTGAAGATGCAACAGGCTATTTTTGCTATTTCAACCAGGAAATTTTTAATAACAAATTTTCACAGAAAGATTCGCTGAATGAATTTCCATTTCTTACATTTTCCGGTTACCCGCTTGTGCATGTGGAAGATGCTGATGTAGTGGTTGCAATCATCAATATTCTTGAACGGCTATTAAGTGAATATGGGAATAAACATATTTCTTCCAATCTTTTCAGCTCTTATTTACTCGCACTTTTTTTTGAAATAAAAAGATATGCCAAAGCTGATGAGAAAATAAAAGAGGATTCGTCAACACGTATTGCACAGCAATACAAAAATTTACTGATCCGCAATATTTATGAAAAGAACAGAATCGCTGATTATGCTTCCATGCTGAATGTATCTGTTAATCATTTGAACAAATGCGTAAAGACTTCTACTAATAAATCCGCACAGGAACTATTGATAGAAATGATGCTGATGGAAGCGAAAGCATTACTGAAACAAACTGATCTCTCTGTAAATGAAATAGCATGGAAACTGCGCAAAGAAGATCCCAGCGACTTTGCAAAATTTTTTAAATCAAAAACAGGCGTAACGCCTACGGAATACAGGAAGCAAGAGTGA